One window of Spirochaetota bacterium genomic DNA carries:
- a CDS encoding aspartate aminotransferase family protein yields MAKYDLTPKDVPPVKTKYRVIKTRLPVPESLPIFEDLADSEPQSMMGQPPVIWDRAEGFQIHDKWGNKWIDWSSGVLITNAGHGRKEIRDALKKVIDQELLATYVFVHERRRDLTRMLQKLSPDPKHYHVFILSTGSEATENCIKLAKTYALEKHGPKKKYFVSFKNAFHGRTLGAQLAGGNDRLKKWIVDEGKTFIQVPFPDGYKNENTSFDLFLKSIADQGVTPEEIAGIMTESYQGVGPDFLPDEYAQKMETFAKQYDIVTIYDEVQAGFGRSGKMFTYQHYGVTPDLIACGKGISSSLPISAVIGRKDIMGLYPPGSMTSTHSASPLPVVSAIENLKLIEKEKLVEHAAKMGDILIPELRRIQKKYPSVLGCTQGRGLVAGIQAVKPGTKEPNPDLAQAINEKCMHKGLLMFAPVGVGGECIKIAPPLMISEEALRESIAVFEEAVDEVCKGK; encoded by the coding sequence ATGGCCAAGTACGATCTCACCCCGAAAGATGTCCCCCCGGTCAAGACGAAATACCGCGTCATCAAGACCAGACTCCCGGTTCCCGAATCGCTCCCGATATTTGAGGACCTTGCCGACAGCGAACCGCAGTCGATGATGGGCCAGCCGCCGGTCATATGGGACAGGGCCGAAGGCTTTCAGATCCATGATAAGTGGGGCAATAAATGGATAGACTGGTCGTCGGGGGTGCTCATCACCAATGCCGGCCACGGCCGCAAGGAGATACGCGATGCGCTCAAGAAGGTCATCGATCAGGAACTTCTTGCCACCTATGTGTTCGTGCACGAGCGACGCCGCGACCTTACACGCATGCTGCAGAAACTCTCGCCGGACCCGAAGCATTATCACGTGTTCATACTGAGCACGGGAAGCGAAGCGACCGAGAACTGCATCAAGCTCGCAAAGACATACGCGCTTGAGAAGCATGGCCCGAAGAAGAAGTATTTCGTCTCCTTCAAGAACGCCTTCCACGGGCGCACGCTCGGCGCGCAGCTCGCCGGCGGCAATGACCGTCTGAAGAAATGGATAGTCGACGAGGGCAAGACGTTCATTCAGGTGCCGTTCCCCGACGGCTACAAGAACGAGAACACATCGTTCGATCTCTTCCTTAAAAGCATCGCCGACCAGGGCGTAACGCCGGAAGAGATAGCGGGCATCATGACGGAATCATATCAGGGCGTCGGACCGGATTTCCTGCCCGATGAATACGCGCAGAAGATGGAGACGTTCGCAAAGCAGTACGACATCGTCACTATTTACGATGAAGTGCAGGCCGGATTCGGCCGCTCGGGCAAGATGTTCACGTATCAGCATTACGGTGTAACGCCCGACCTTATCGCCTGCGGGAAAGGGATATCGTCCTCGCTCCCCATCTCGGCCGTCATCGGCAGAAAGGACATCATGGGCCTCTACCCTCCCGGCTCCATGACATCGACGCATTCAGCAAGCCCGCTCCCTGTCGTATCGGCGATAGAAAATCTGAAGCTCATCGAAAAGGAAAAGCTCGTTGAGCATGCCGCAAAGATGGGAGACATACTCATACCGGAGCTTCGCCGCATACAGAAAAAATATCCGTCCGTACTCGGCTGCACGCAGGGGCGCGGCCTCGTCGCCGGCATACAGGCGGTGAAGCCGGGGACGAAAGAACCCAACCCCGATCTTGCACAGGCGATAAACGAGAAATGCATGCACAAGGGGCTTCTCATGTTCGCACCGGTCGGCGTCGGCGGGGAATGCATCAAGATAGCGCCGCCGCTCATGATTTCGGAAGAGGCGCTTCGCGAGAGCATTGCCGTGTTCGAAGAAGCGGTGGATGAAGTGTGCAAAGGAAAATGA